Proteins encoded within one genomic window of Corynebacterium aurimucosum:
- a CDS encoding response regulator transcription factor, translating into MKILVVDDEQAVRESLRRSLKFNGDEVMLAADGVQAVEMVHSDSPELLILDVMMPNMDGLEVCRTLRSEGWDRPILILTARDGVSDRVAGLDAGADDYLPKPFALEELLARVRSLVRRAAAESIGKKQPVETQLSFEDLKLDADTREVTRGDRQISLTRTEFALLRLLMENPRKVLSRNTILEEVWGYDFPTSGNALEVYIGYLRKKTEEDGEPRLIHTVRGVGYVMREAIA; encoded by the coding sequence ATGAAGATTCTTGTCGTGGATGACGAGCAGGCCGTACGCGAATCGCTCCGCCGCTCCTTGAAGTTTAATGGCGACGAGGTCATGTTGGCCGCTGACGGCGTCCAAGCTGTCGAGATGGTGCACAGTGATAGCCCAGAGCTTCTTATCCTCGACGTGATGATGCCGAACATGGACGGTCTCGAAGTGTGCCGAACTCTTCGCAGTGAGGGTTGGGATCGTCCCATTCTTATACTGACCGCGCGCGACGGAGTGTCTGACCGTGTCGCTGGTCTTGATGCGGGAGCCGACGATTACCTGCCCAAGCCTTTCGCTCTGGAAGAGTTGCTCGCCCGCGTGCGTTCCTTGGTTCGCCGCGCTGCTGCGGAGTCTATTGGCAAGAAGCAGCCGGTCGAGACCCAGTTGAGTTTTGAGGACCTCAAGCTTGATGCTGATACCCGTGAAGTCACCCGCGGCGACCGTCAGATTTCTCTGACGCGTACTGAGTTTGCCCTGCTGCGCCTGCTCATGGAGAATCCCCGAAAGGTGCTCTCCCGCAACACCATTCTGGAAGAGGTATGGGGCTATGATTTCCCTACCTCCGGAAACGCCCTCGAGGTCTACATCGGTTATCTCCGCAAGAAGACTGAGGAAGATGGCGAGCCGCGTCTTATTCACACCGTGCGTGGCGTTGGCTACGTCATGAGGGAGGCTATCGCGTGA
- a CDS encoding sensor histidine kinase encodes MILRRPAPDAVPSEDLESTAWLGLSGRRGWASRAPLRWRLSLVTGVVVAVSVAVMTLFTYWLVAASMTASVDKQIMQQADVLMQQAQDPVFVENIDQEIATFKLYNPSTRVSISPPATAFSFGDALPVGGDFKPDGDTMERSIRTLGGERVLAKYQEGGATVVLAQDLGTTEDIVSAVGSALLIIVAFGVLLSVFAGMVVSKTGMEPIARLKRAADYVTQTNDLRPIAVESNDEMSQLTVSFNRMLSALQHARVQQSQFVADAGHELKTPLTSMRTNIELLMMLNKSGGGFGISDEDRRDLEDDVMAQMSELSTLIGDLVDLAREDATEKEPEPVELHEVLEHSLNRAKRRRPDVDFRVRFIPWMLDGDPFALGRATLNLMDNAAKWSPPTGTVRVSMRQIAQDKVRLRVDDSGPGIAPEERDKVFERFYRSAEARAMPGSGLGLAIVKSVIERHNGDITIKESADGGTRMEVILPGHPTEGDAMVDGLEEQPNEFQPDSAAAQQSTEQAPESSGGHVDNHNDRGQIFAERWFNQG; translated from the coding sequence GTGATTCTACGGAGGCCCGCGCCTGACGCGGTGCCTTCTGAAGACCTAGAGTCCACTGCGTGGTTGGGTCTCTCAGGCCGTCGCGGCTGGGCTTCGCGGGCGCCGCTTCGGTGGCGCCTTTCGCTCGTTACTGGTGTCGTCGTCGCCGTGTCTGTGGCGGTAATGACGCTTTTTACCTATTGGTTGGTTGCAGCATCGATGACGGCGAGCGTCGACAAGCAGATCATGCAACAAGCCGATGTGCTAATGCAGCAAGCGCAGGATCCTGTCTTTGTAGAGAACATCGATCAGGAAATTGCGACGTTTAAGCTCTACAACCCCTCGACTCGAGTCTCTATCTCTCCGCCGGCGACTGCGTTTTCCTTTGGTGATGCCTTGCCGGTGGGCGGTGATTTTAAGCCGGATGGGGACACCATGGAACGCTCCATTCGCACCTTGGGCGGTGAGCGCGTGCTGGCCAAGTATCAGGAAGGCGGTGCCACGGTAGTCCTAGCCCAAGACTTGGGTACTACCGAAGATATTGTCTCCGCTGTGGGCTCGGCCCTGCTTATTATCGTGGCCTTTGGTGTCTTGCTCTCCGTCTTTGCGGGCATGGTGGTGTCAAAGACCGGCATGGAGCCCATTGCCCGACTCAAACGAGCTGCCGATTACGTGACGCAAACCAATGACCTGCGCCCGATTGCGGTGGAGAGCAATGATGAGATGTCGCAGCTGACGGTGTCTTTTAACCGAATGCTGTCTGCTCTGCAACACGCTCGCGTACAGCAGTCGCAGTTCGTGGCCGATGCCGGCCACGAGCTTAAGACCCCGCTGACGTCCATGCGTACCAATATTGAGCTTCTCATGATGCTGAACAAATCTGGGGGCGGTTTTGGTATCAGCGACGAGGATCGGCGCGATTTGGAAGACGACGTGATGGCGCAGATGTCGGAGCTGTCGACCCTCATCGGTGATCTCGTGGACCTTGCGCGAGAAGATGCCACCGAAAAGGAACCCGAACCGGTGGAGCTGCACGAAGTGTTGGAGCACTCCCTCAACCGCGCTAAGCGCCGCCGCCCGGACGTCGATTTCCGTGTGCGTTTTATCCCTTGGATGTTGGACGGAGATCCGTTTGCATTGGGCCGCGCCACGCTCAATCTCATGGATAACGCTGCGAAGTGGTCGCCGCCGACGGGTACCGTGCGCGTATCTATGCGGCAAATTGCACAAGACAAGGTTCGTCTGCGCGTGGATGACTCCGGCCCCGGTATTGCCCCGGAGGAACGCGACAAGGTGTTTGAGCGCTTCTATCGTTCGGCTGAAGCCCGGGCGATGCCAGGTTCTGGATTGGGCCTAGCCATCGTGAAATCCGTGATCGAACGTCACAATGGAGACATCACCATCAAGGAATCCGCGGATGGCGGAACGCGCATGGAAGTTATCCTTCCGGGACATCCCACCGAGGGTGATGCCATGGTGGACGGATTGGAAGAGCAACCAAACGAGTTTCAGCCTGATTCTGCTGCTGCGCAACAGTCAACGGAGCAGGCTCCGGAATCCTCCGGAGGGCATGTGGACAACCACAATGACCGCGGCCAAATCTTTGCGGAACGATGGTTCAATCAAGGCTAA
- a CDS encoding S1C family serine protease, producing the protein MNMRNSNMDSPMDNPQNPDGRRQAQQRGEVLSAGSESNGWNQPRSISRESGGQAPYGGQPGQGSQPSFGAQPSQAPYGAQAPYGGQSYGFGHHSQVGQQPHNAAQPYAGAGQRYGAAPNGNQNELFAGHQGPGVNSVEPSREPKKKRKVGLGTALAMMLVAAVAAGGVTGAVVGAAGNDKSSTSTVNEVLDRQPVANSTGKEPADGSVEDVASKVLPAVVSIFSMTRSGGAEGSGSIISPDGYVLTNHHVVAGADQGGRLEVTMNDGSRHTATFVASDATTDVGVIKIDDVNDLPFLQFGDSDAAAVGQEVVAVGSPLGLNATVTSGIVSAKNRPVRASQEGGESSLIDAIQTDAAVNPGNSGGPLVDMEGNIIGMNSMIASLSGGSNSEGGSIGLGFAIPSNFAKRMADELINNGKVKHPTLGVKVRAQSDTLGAEIVDVEPDSPADKAGLKSGDVVTRVNERLIESSDALIAATRSQEFGTTVTLEVKSRDSEDTRKVEVTLASE; encoded by the coding sequence ATGAATATGAGGAATTCGAACATGGATAGCCCCATGGATAACCCGCAGAACCCGGATGGGCGGCGGCAGGCGCAGCAGCGAGGCGAGGTACTTTCTGCGGGAAGCGAATCAAATGGCTGGAATCAACCGCGCTCGATCTCGCGGGAGTCGGGCGGACAGGCACCCTACGGCGGTCAGCCGGGGCAGGGGAGTCAGCCTTCCTTCGGAGCTCAGCCATCCCAAGCCCCGTACGGGGCGCAGGCGCCGTATGGCGGGCAGAGCTATGGCTTCGGCCACCACAGTCAGGTAGGCCAGCAGCCGCACAATGCGGCGCAGCCTTATGCAGGTGCAGGGCAACGCTATGGTGCTGCCCCCAACGGCAACCAGAACGAGCTTTTTGCCGGGCACCAAGGACCGGGCGTGAACAGTGTGGAGCCAAGCCGCGAACCGAAGAAAAAGCGCAAGGTTGGGCTGGGGACGGCCTTAGCCATGATGCTCGTTGCGGCCGTCGCTGCTGGCGGCGTCACTGGCGCAGTGGTAGGCGCTGCCGGAAACGACAAGTCCTCCACCTCCACGGTCAACGAAGTGTTGGACCGTCAGCCAGTGGCTAATAGCACCGGAAAAGAGCCGGCTGATGGCTCCGTGGAAGATGTAGCGTCGAAGGTTCTACCGGCAGTGGTCTCCATCTTCTCCATGACTCGCTCCGGCGGTGCTGAGGGCTCGGGTTCTATCATCTCTCCAGATGGTTATGTGCTGACCAACCACCACGTGGTTGCAGGCGCGGATCAAGGAGGCCGGCTGGAAGTAACGATGAATGATGGCTCGCGCCACACCGCGACATTCGTTGCATCGGATGCGACGACGGATGTTGGCGTCATCAAGATTGATGACGTCAATGACCTTCCCTTCCTGCAATTCGGTGATTCGGATGCTGCCGCAGTGGGGCAGGAGGTCGTTGCCGTTGGTTCCCCGCTGGGGCTCAACGCCACGGTGACCTCGGGAATCGTCTCGGCCAAGAACCGGCCAGTGCGTGCTTCGCAGGAAGGCGGGGAGTCCTCGCTGATCGACGCCATCCAGACCGATGCCGCCGTGAACCCTGGTAACTCCGGTGGTCCCTTGGTGGACATGGAGGGCAACATCATTGGTATGAACTCCATGATCGCCTCGCTGTCTGGCGGTTCGAATTCCGAAGGTGGCTCCATCGGTTTGGGTTTTGCTATCCCCTCGAATTTTGCCAAGCGGATGGCCGATGAGCTCATTAATAACGGCAAGGTCAAGCACCCAACTTTGGGTGTAAAGGTCCGCGCGCAGAGCGATACCCTCGGCGCGGAAATCGTCGATGTGGAACCTGATAGCCCGGCTGATAAGGCAGGACTGAAGTCCGGTGACGTGGTCACACGCGTTAATGAACGGCTCATTGAAAGCTCCGACGCCTTGATTGCGGCAACCCGCTCCCAAGAATTTGGCACAACCGTGACGCTCGAGGTGAAGAGTCGAGACAGCGAAGATACAAGAAAGGTAGAGGTAACGCTGGCGAGCGAGTAA
- a CDS encoding MogA/MoaB family molybdenum cofactor biosynthesis protein, whose product MADNTDATELLGRDASRELDDVTEPDDAFLIASEQEQSVQAPRRALVVIVTDHPDEAAQDTSRLAGELLAEADFTVDGAVIVRSKKSKIRQAIETGVVGGVDLVLTIGGTGVGPRDKTPEATRAVLDQMVPGVAQALRSSGQACGAVDACTSRGISGVSGSTVIVNVASSRAAVRDGMATLTPLVHHLVDQLQKSSF is encoded by the coding sequence GTGGCAGACAACACCGACGCAACCGAGCTGCTGGGGCGCGATGCCTCACGCGAACTAGATGATGTCACCGAACCCGATGATGCTTTTCTCATTGCGAGTGAACAAGAACAAAGCGTTCAAGCACCGCGCCGCGCGCTCGTCGTCATCGTCACCGATCACCCGGATGAGGCCGCGCAAGACACGTCGCGCTTGGCTGGTGAATTGTTGGCTGAAGCTGACTTCACCGTCGACGGCGCTGTGATTGTTCGCTCCAAGAAGTCCAAGATCCGGCAGGCGATTGAAACCGGCGTTGTCGGGGGAGTGGACTTGGTGCTCACAATTGGCGGTACGGGCGTCGGCCCGCGCGATAAGACTCCGGAGGCAACCCGCGCAGTACTGGACCAGATGGTTCCGGGCGTGGCGCAAGCGCTGCGCTCTTCCGGCCAGGCATGCGGCGCGGTGGATGCCTGCACCTCCCGCGGTATTTCAGGAGTGTCTGGATCGACGGTCATCGTCAACGTGGCTTCGTCCCGCGCGGCGGTGCGCGATGGCATGGCAACCTTGACGCCTTTGGTGCATCATCTAGTTGATCAGCTGCAGAAATCCAGCTTCTAA